One Caretta caretta isolate rCarCar2 chromosome 8, rCarCar1.hap1, whole genome shotgun sequence DNA window includes the following coding sequences:
- the PDC gene encoding phosducin, which yields MEEQKNASLEQDFEGQATHTGPKGVINDWRKFKLESEDRDSLPLSKKEILRQMSSPHRSLSKDDKDTRERFSRKMSMQEYELIHDEQEDESCLQKYRKRCMQDMHQRLSFGPRYGYLYELQNGEQFLEVIEKERKTVLVIVHIYEDGIKGCEALNNSLTCLAAEYSTMRFCKIKASNTGAGDRFSTDVLPTLLVYKGGELLSNFISITEHFREEFFAVDVESFLHEYGLLPEKEIPALGNGNTDDQDIE from the exons ATGGAAGAGCAAAAGAATGCCAGTTTGGAACAAGATTTTGAAGGGCAGGCTACACATACAG GGCCCAAAGGTGTGATCAATGACTGGAGAAAGTTTAAATTAGAAAGTGAAGACAGAGATTCCCTTCCTTTGAGCAAGAAAGAGATCCTCAGACAAATGTCTTCACCACACAGATCTCTCAGTAAAGATGATAAAGACACCAGAGAGAGATTTAGTCGTAAG ATGAGTATGCAGGAGTATGAGCTCATCCATGATGAGCAAGAGGATGAAAGCTGCCTACAAAAATACCGCAAACGCTGCATGCAGGATATGCATCAGAGGCTGAGCTTTGGGCCCAGATATGGCTATCTGTATGAGCTGCAAAATGGGGAACAGTTCCTGGAAGTCATTGAGAAAGAGCGAAAAACCGTCCTGGTCATCGTTCACATTTACGAAGATGGCATCAAGGGCTGCGAGGCACTAAACAACAGCTTAACTTGCCTTGCTGCAGAATACTCCACAATGAGATTCTGTAAGATAAAGGCATCTAACACAGGTGCTGGAGACCGTTTCTCAACTGATGTGCTCCCAACCTTGCTTGTCTACAAGGGTGGGGAGCTTCTGAGCAATTTTATTAGCATTACTGAACACTTCAGGGAGGAATTTTTTGCTGTGGATGTGGAATCTTTCCTACATGAGTATGGGCTGCTACCCGAAAAGGAGATTCCAGCACTTGGAAATGGCAATACAGATGATCAAGATATTGAATAA